One genomic window of Gossypium hirsutum isolate 1008001.06 chromosome D11, Gossypium_hirsutum_v2.1, whole genome shotgun sequence includes the following:
- the LOC107923541 gene encoding glycerol-3-phosphate acyltransferase RAM2, translated as MAKPKGAPTFIFPRVAHCASIGREKDTVVADMDGTLLRGRSSFPYFALVAFEVGGILRLLFLLLASPIAGILYYFISESAGIQVLIFATFVGMKVSDIESVARAVLPKFYSTDLHPETWRVFSSCGKRCVLSANPRVMVDPFLKDYLGADLVIGTEIHVFKGRATGLVKNPGVLVGTNKADALENAFKDEPIPDIGLGDRKTDYPFMKLCKESYVVPAKPEVDPVSLNKLPKPVVFHDGRLVQKPTPFIALLIILWIPVGFLLACLRIAAGALLPMPLVYYAFWALGVRVYIKGNPPPPAKKSIGQTGVLFICSHRTLLDPIFLSTAVGRPIPAVTYSVSRLSEIISPIKTVRLSRDRATDASMIKKLLQEGDLVICPEGTTCREPFLLRFSALFAELTDELVPIAMANRMSMFHGTTARGWKGMDPFYFFMNPSPTYEVTFLNKVPYALTCSGGKSSHEVANYIQRIVAASLSYECTSFTRKDKYRALAGNDGTVVEKPKLSPSKVMGC; from the exons ATGGCGAAACCAAAGGGAGCCCCTACTTTTATATTTCCAAGAGTAGCTCACTGTGCATCAATTGGGCGTGAAAAAGACACGGTTGTGGCGGACATGGATGGAACCCTGCTAAGAGGACGAAGCTCTTTCCCTTACTTTGCATTAGTTGCCTTTGAAGTTGGTGGGATATTAAGGCTTCTCTTCTTGCTTTTAGCTTCCCCCATAGCAGGGATCCTTTACTATTTCATCTCAGAATCGGCGGGTATTCAAGTCCTAATATTTGCAACCTTCGTGGGAATGAAAGTGTCGGATATCGAATCCGTGGCTCGAGCTGTTTTGCCCAAGTTTTACTCCACCGATTTGCATCCCGAGACTTGGAGGGTGTTCTCTTCATGTGGGAAAAGATGTGTGCTTTCGGCCAACCCAAGGGTTATGGTGGATCCCTTTTTGAAGGATTATTTGGGAGCTGATTTGGTTATTGGAACTGAAATCCATGTGTTTAAAGGTAGAGCCACTGGTTTAGTGAAGAATCCTGGGGTTCTTGTGGGAACAAATAAGGCTGATGCACTTGAGAATGCTTTCAAAGATGAGCCTATCCCCGATATTGGTCTTGGGGATCGAAAGACTGATTATCCTTTCATGAAATTGTGCAAG GAAAGTTATGTGGTTCCAGCAAAGCCTGAAGTTGATCCGGTAAGCCTCAACAAACTACCAAAACCAGTAGTTTTCCACGATGGCCGACTTGTTCAAAAACCAACCCCATTCATTGCACTTCTCATCATCCTTTGGATCCCCGTAGGCTTCCTCCTTGCCTGCCTCCGCATTGCCGCCGGCGCACTCCTTCCCATGCCGTTAGTCTATTATGCGTTTTGGGCACTTGGTGTACGAGTTTACATCAAAGGCAACCCACCCCCACCGGCTAAAAAATCAATAGGTCAAACCGGAGTCCTTTTCATATGCTCTCATAGAACCCTACTTGACCCTATCTTCCTGTCCACAGCTGTAGGCCGTCCGATACCCGCCGTGACATACTCCGTATCGAGATTATCTGAAATCATCTCACCTATTAAGACCGTCCGTCTCAGCCGTGATCGCGCCACGGATGCTTCCATGATTAAAAAGCTATTACAAGAAGGCGACCTAGTTATTTGCCCCGAAGGAACAACATGTAGGGAACCGTTTTTACTAAGGTTTTCGGCTTTATTTGCGGAGTTAACCGACGAACTTGTTCCGATCGCAATGGCGAACCGAATGAGCATGTTCCATGGAACAACAGCTAGGGGGTGGAAAGGGATGGACCCATTTTACTTCTTCATGAACCCTAGCCCAACTTATGAAGTAACATTCTTGAACAAGGTGCCATATGCTTTAACTTGTAGTGGTGGGAAATCAAGCCATGAAGTTGCCAATTATATTCAAAGAATTGTTGCTGCAAGCTTATCATATGAATGTACAAGTTTTACCAGAAAAGATAAGTACAGGGCTTTGGCTGGAAATGATGGCACTGTGGTTGAAAAACCAAAGCTTTCTCCTAGTAAGGTCATGGGCTGCTAG
- the LOC107911789 gene encoding AAA-ATPase ASD, mitochondrial, with translation MISHLGSIFATLMFVWEVFQQYFPYQFRGYIEKYSQRLLSFVYPYIQITLDEFTGERLMRSEAYSAIESYLSSTSSSQAKRLKADIVKNNRSLVLSMDDHEEVADEFQGVKLWWASGKHVGKTQSFAFYPVTDEKRFYKLTFHKKYRDLIIEPYLKHVLKEGKAIKVRNRQRKLYTNNGPNWSHVVFEHPATFQTLAMEQDKKEEIMEDLVTFSQAEEFYSRIGRAWKRGYLLYGPPGTGKSTMIAAMANLLGYDIYDLELTAVKDNTELRKLLIETSSKSIIVIEDIDCSLDLTGQRRPKKEKKDEAEEMKQHPMHKASKEEAKSSQVTLSGLLNFIDGLWSACGGERLIVFTTNFVEKLDPALIRKGRMDKHIELSYCGFEAFKVLAKNYQKLDSHKLFGKIQVLLREVRITPADVAEHLMPKTASRDLQTCFESLIQALESAKQAQDSNKEDTALIQGLSEKSVQ, from the coding sequence ATGATTTCTCACCTAGGCTCCATATTTGCCACTTTAATGTTTGTTTGGGAAGTTTTCCAGCAGTATTTCCCATACCAATTTCGAGGCTATATCGAAAAATACTCCCAAAGATTGCTTAGTTTTGTCTATCCTTACATTCAGATTACTTTAGATGAGTTCACAGGTGAACGTCTGATGAGGAGCGAAGCATATTCCGCCATTGAAAGCTACCTTAGTTCCACTTCCTCTTCACAAGCTAAGAGGCTCAAAGCTGACATAGTGAAGAACAATCGGTCTCTGGTTCTTAGCATGGATGACCATGAAGAAGTTGCAGATGAATTTCAAGGTGTAAAGCTATGGTGGGCTTCTGGCAAACATGTTGGCAAAACACAGTCGTTTGCTTTCTATCCTGTCACGGATGAGAAAAGGTTTTACAAGCTTACTTTCCATAAAAAATACAGGGATTTGATCATCGAACCTTACCTCAAACATGTTTTGAAAGAAGGTAAGGCCATCAAGGTAAGGAACAGGCAAAGGAAGCTTTATACAAACAATGGGCCGAATTGGAGCCACGTTGTGTTTGAGCAccctgcaacttttcaaacatTAGCAATGGAACAGGACAAGAAGGAGGAGATTATGGAAGATTTGGTTACTTTCAGCCAAGCAGAAGAGTTTTATTCGAGAATTGGGAGGGCTTGGAAGAGGGGTTATCTTCTTTATGGTCCACCAGGGACTGGTAAATCCACCATGATTGCTGCAATGGCTAATCTTTTAGGGTACGACATTTATGATCTTGAGTTAACTGCTGTGAAAGACAACACAGAACTGAGGAAACTGTTGATTGAAACGTCAAGCAAGTCGATCATTGTTATCGAAGACATTGATTGTTCACTCGATTTAACTGGTCAAAGGAggccaaaaaaggagaaaaaggatGAAGCAGAAGAGATGAAACAACATCCAATGCACAAGGCAAGCAAAGAAGAAGCTAAAAGCAGTCAGGTTACACTGTCGGGGTTGTTGAATTTCATTGATGGGCTATGGTCAGCTTGTGGGGGTGAAAGACTGATAGTATTCACGACCAACTTTGTTGAGAAGCTTGATCCAGCTTTGATTCGAAAAGGTCGAATGGATAAACATATAGAATTGTCGTATTGTGGATTTGAAGCATTCAAGGTGTTGGCTAAAAACTATCAAAAGCTCGACTCTCATAAGTTGTTCGGCAAGATACAGGTTTTGTTGAGAGAAGTTAGAATAACTCCAGCTGATGTTGCTGAGCATTTGATGCCAAAAACTGCATCAAGGGATCTTCAAACTTGTTTCGAAAGCCTGATCCAGGCTCTAGAATCTGCAAAGCAAGCACAAGACAGTAACAAAGAAGACACAGCATTGATCCAGGGATTGTCTGAAAAATCAGTTCAATAA